A single Thermosynechococcus vestitus BP-1 DNA region contains:
- the fumC gene encoding class II fumarate hydratase, with translation MTTDTRLEYDSLGAVEVPADCYWGAQTARSLKHFAIGSQRMPLAVIHAMARLKKAAAIANRDLGVLDPEKAKWIIQAADEVIAGQWDDQFPLAIWQTGSGTQTNMNVNEVIANRAIELAGGVKGSKSPIHPNDHVNCSQSSNDTFPTAMHVATVLALQERLLPTLRHLLTVLQEKAAAFAEIIKIGRTHLMDAVPLTLGQEFSGYASQIAAAQAHIEYALQHLYPLAIGATAVGTGLNAPAGFGDRVAAELAQMTGYPFRKAENPFAALAAHDPLVMLSGALKTLAAALMKIANDIRWLGSGPRCGLGELRLPANEPGSSIMPGKVNPTQCEALTMVCVQVMGNDAAVGIAGSQGNFELNVYKPLIIYNVLQSIALLSDAAQSFTDHCLVGVEPNRQQIQAYVERSLMLVTALNPHIGYDKAAAVAKKAYSEGKTLKEAAVELGYLTAEEFDRWVRLELMLGEKGTS, from the coding sequence ATGACAACTGACACTCGCCTAGAATACGATTCCCTCGGTGCCGTTGAGGTGCCTGCGGACTGCTATTGGGGTGCTCAGACGGCGCGTTCCCTCAAGCACTTTGCCATTGGCAGTCAGCGAATGCCCCTAGCGGTGATCCATGCCATGGCACGGCTCAAAAAGGCGGCGGCGATCGCCAACCGTGATTTAGGAGTTTTAGACCCTGAGAAAGCCAAATGGATCATTCAAGCCGCCGATGAAGTTATTGCCGGACAGTGGGATGATCAGTTTCCCCTCGCCATCTGGCAGACGGGTAGCGGCACCCAAACGAATATGAATGTCAATGAGGTCATTGCTAACCGTGCCATTGAGCTGGCGGGAGGCGTTAAGGGGAGCAAAAGCCCCATCCATCCCAACGATCATGTGAATTGTAGCCAGTCCTCCAATGACACCTTTCCCACGGCCATGCATGTTGCCACAGTCCTTGCCCTACAGGAGCGCCTGCTGCCAACGCTACGCCATCTCTTGACGGTCTTGCAGGAAAAAGCGGCTGCCTTTGCAGAGATTATCAAAATTGGCCGTACCCATTTAATGGATGCCGTTCCCTTGACCCTAGGCCAGGAATTCAGCGGTTACGCCAGTCAAATTGCGGCCGCTCAAGCCCATATTGAATATGCCCTGCAGCATCTGTATCCCCTTGCCATTGGCGCTACAGCGGTGGGGACGGGGTTGAATGCACCCGCTGGTTTTGGCGATCGCGTGGCAGCAGAATTAGCGCAAATGACGGGGTATCCCTTTCGTAAAGCTGAAAACCCCTTTGCCGCCTTGGCAGCCCACGATCCCCTAGTGATGCTCAGTGGTGCTCTAAAAACCCTGGCTGCCGCCCTGATGAAAATCGCCAACGATATTCGTTGGTTGGGATCGGGACCGCGTTGTGGTCTGGGGGAATTGAGGTTACCCGCCAATGAACCGGGGTCATCAATTATGCCCGGCAAGGTGAACCCCACCCAATGCGAAGCCTTAACGATGGTGTGTGTGCAGGTGATGGGCAACGATGCAGCCGTGGGAATAGCGGGCAGTCAAGGAAATTTTGAGTTAAATGTCTATAAGCCCTTGATCATTTACAATGTGCTGCAATCTATTGCCCTTCTGAGTGATGCAGCTCAATCGTTTACCGACCATTGCTTAGTGGGAGTTGAGCCCAATCGGCAGCAAATTCAAGCCTATGTGGAGCGATCGCTCATGTTGGTGACGGCTCTCAATCCCCACATAGGCTACGACAAGGCGGCGGCAGTCGCGAAAAAGGCCTACAGTGAGGGTAAAACCCTCAAGGAAGCAGCTGTGGAATTGGGCTATCTCACTGCTGAGGAGTTTGACCGCTGGGTACGACTAGAGCTGATGCTTGGCGAAAAGGGCACCAGTTGA
- a CDS encoding transporter — protein MEVGRGRPMVAIAPLELLTNSYGLYGIAKHRQGEVPMGARRIFSQNDAVTNVSGTIAGGRVVPFQSPYFDWMVGVGIAGFVL, from the coding sequence GTGGAGGTAGGGCGCGGGCGACCGATGGTGGCGATCGCTCCCCTGGAACTGCTGACCAATAGCTACGGCCTTTATGGGATTGCTAAACATCGGCAAGGAGAGGTTCCCATGGGTGCCCGTCGGATTTTTAGCCAAAATGACGCGGTTACCAATGTCAGTGGCACGATCGCCGGCGGGCGGGTTGTCCCCTTCCAGTCCCCCTATTTTGATTGGATGGTGGGGGTTGGCATTGCTGGCTTTGTCCTTTAG
- the hisH gene encoding imidazole glycerol phosphate synthase subunit HisH: MSAPAIAIIDYDMGNLHSVSKALEVVGARPLISDRPAEIFAADAVVLPGVGAFDPAMARLQERELVPVIEQIIEQGMPFLGICLGLQVLFECSEEGTEPGLGIFAGKVKRFQSEPGLTIPHMGWNQLTLRPSASPLWQHLPPSPWVYFVHSYFVAPEDPSLVAATVCHGQQTVTAAIARNNLFACQFHPEKSGAVGLQLLRNFVALVKD, translated from the coding sequence GTGAGCGCACCAGCGATCGCCATCATTGACTATGATATGGGAAATCTGCACTCCGTCAGCAAAGCCCTTGAGGTCGTCGGCGCGAGGCCCCTCATTAGCGATCGCCCCGCGGAGATTTTCGCAGCGGATGCCGTGGTACTTCCCGGCGTTGGGGCCTTTGATCCCGCCATGGCTCGGCTTCAAGAGCGAGAATTGGTACCCGTCATTGAGCAGATCATTGAGCAGGGGATGCCCTTTTTGGGGATTTGCCTTGGTCTCCAAGTGCTCTTTGAATGTAGTGAAGAAGGAACAGAACCTGGTCTTGGCATTTTTGCAGGTAAAGTCAAACGCTTTCAGTCTGAACCTGGCCTTACAATTCCCCACATGGGCTGGAACCAACTGACCTTGAGGCCATCTGCCTCTCCCCTTTGGCAACATCTACCCCCGAGCCCTTGGGTTTATTTTGTCCACTCCTACTTTGTTGCCCCTGAGGATCCGTCATTAGTGGCCGCAACGGTGTGCCATGGTCAGCAAACGGTCACGGCAGCGATCGCCCGCAACAACCTATTTGCTTGTCAATTTCACCCCGAAAAGTCCGGCGCTGTGGGTCTGCAATTGCTGCGCAACTTTGTTGCCTTGGTTAAAGATTGA
- a CDS encoding PrsW family glutamic-type intramembrane protease, protein MQLTRVLMNRDRSPLNPRLTYAGVLRQVSPEMGQFWLSQEDVTIIGRDPNTCHIVLDAHIYTSVSRHHAQLTCQKRGAIPVWAIADLGSVNGTYVNQQRVETLTVLNAGDRIQLGRQGPEFVLEYLPLTEVVSTQPDPPLTLTQLLPVFAVHPDWVRKAYLAPGMVTVVAVILLFATAGSPDAFKVILALYLGSAAYYFIYQLCGKPKPIWVLLGTLTLEILILQSPILPAMIYLFRTVLSAQRLPPHPSFWVLFSRNFIGAGLMEELLKALPIVVAYGLGRWLPRPWKQKVGVWEPLDGILLGAAAGLGFTWTETLGQYVPSIAGQFGDLAGLQVLIPRVLGSLTGHMAYTGYLGYCVGLSVLRPRRAALILTVGLGLAAGLHALWNTAAARFGPMGLAVVGSVAYVFLTAAILKARQLSPTRSQNFATRFYGYR, encoded by the coding sequence TTGCAGTTGACACGGGTACTGATGAATCGCGATCGCTCTCCCCTCAATCCAAGGCTGACCTATGCGGGTGTGCTGCGACAAGTCTCCCCAGAAATGGGGCAGTTTTGGCTCTCCCAAGAGGATGTGACGATTATTGGCCGTGATCCCAATACCTGTCATATTGTCCTTGACGCTCACATCTATACCTCTGTTTCTCGCCACCATGCCCAACTCACCTGTCAAAAGCGGGGCGCGATTCCCGTGTGGGCGATCGCTGACCTGGGGAGTGTCAATGGTACCTATGTCAATCAACAGCGGGTGGAGACCTTAACGGTGCTGAATGCGGGCGATCGCATTCAATTAGGGCGCCAAGGACCCGAATTTGTCCTCGAATACCTCCCCCTCACCGAAGTCGTGAGCACCCAGCCGGATCCACCCCTCACCCTCACCCAACTTCTGCCCGTTTTTGCGGTTCATCCCGACTGGGTACGCAAAGCCTATCTAGCTCCGGGGATGGTTACTGTTGTTGCGGTCATCCTCCTCTTTGCCACCGCTGGCTCCCCCGATGCCTTCAAAGTCATCTTGGCGCTCTACTTAGGGAGTGCTGCCTATTACTTCATCTATCAACTCTGTGGCAAACCCAAACCGATATGGGTTTTACTTGGCACGTTGACGCTGGAAATTTTAATTCTCCAAAGCCCAATTTTGCCAGCGATGATCTATCTCTTCCGCACAGTCTTATCCGCTCAACGGCTTCCCCCCCATCCTTCATTTTGGGTGTTATTCAGCCGTAACTTTATTGGTGCCGGGTTAATGGAAGAGCTACTCAAGGCCTTACCCATTGTTGTGGCCTACGGCTTGGGGCGATGGCTCCCTCGCCCCTGGAAACAAAAGGTGGGGGTATGGGAACCCCTAGATGGCATTCTTTTGGGAGCGGCTGCCGGCCTCGGTTTTACCTGGACAGAAACCCTTGGGCAGTACGTCCCCAGTATTGCGGGTCAATTTGGTGATTTAGCCGGTTTGCAAGTGCTCATTCCGCGGGTGTTGGGGTCATTGACGGGGCATATGGCCTACACGGGCTATTTAGGCTATTGTGTGGGGCTGAGTGTCTTGCGACCCCGTCGCGCTGCCTTGATTTTAACCGTTGGCCTTGGTCTTGCCGCCGGCCTCCACGCCCTTTGGAACACGGCTGCTGCCCGTTTTGGCCCGATGGGTTTGGCAGTGGTGGGGAGTGTCGCCTATGTCTTTCTCACTGCTGCTATTTTGAAAGCACGTCAACTGTCTCCCACGCGATCGCAGAACTTTGCCACTCGCTTTTATGGGTACCGTTAG
- a CDS encoding RluA family pseudouridine synthase, protein MTTSLTFKVEKGGNRLDTFLAQQHPEFSRSRWQQLIQQGHVRLNGQVCDRKNQPLSGGEVLEVVLPTPEPLDLVPEPLPLSILYEDEELLILNKPVDLVVHPAPGHSHGTLVHGLLAHCPDLTGIGGVQRPGIVHRLDKDTSGVMVVAKTEFALHHLQQQLKTRQMQRHYLGVVYGQPREDRGTVITPLGRHPVDRKKMAVVPPEKGRTAITHWYVKERFRHCALVEFRLETGRTHQIRVHAAHLGWPLLGDPLYGRGSPLKVKLPGQALHAYRLQLQHPRSGQEIVAIAPLPDHLERLLQRLRQQTV, encoded by the coding sequence ATGACGACATCGCTAACCTTCAAGGTCGAAAAGGGGGGCAATCGCCTCGATACATTCCTTGCCCAACAGCATCCTGAGTTCTCGCGATCGCGCTGGCAGCAGTTGATCCAACAGGGGCACGTCCGCCTGAATGGCCAAGTTTGCGATCGCAAAAATCAGCCCCTCAGTGGTGGTGAGGTACTGGAGGTCGTGCTCCCTACGCCAGAGCCATTGGATTTAGTCCCTGAACCCCTACCCCTGAGTATTCTCTATGAGGATGAGGAGTTACTGATTCTCAATAAACCCGTGGACTTAGTGGTGCATCCTGCCCCCGGTCATAGCCACGGTACGCTCGTTCACGGCTTATTGGCCCATTGTCCTGATTTGACCGGCATTGGCGGTGTCCAGCGGCCAGGGATTGTGCATCGCCTCGACAAAGACACCTCTGGGGTGATGGTTGTTGCTAAAACCGAGTTTGCCCTACACCATCTGCAACAACAATTGAAAACACGGCAAATGCAGCGCCACTACCTTGGTGTTGTCTATGGCCAGCCCCGTGAGGACCGTGGAACCGTCATCACCCCCCTGGGTCGTCACCCAGTGGATCGCAAAAAGATGGCGGTGGTGCCCCCTGAAAAAGGCCGCACTGCCATTACCCATTGGTACGTAAAGGAGCGCTTTCGCCACTGTGCGCTTGTGGAGTTTCGCCTAGAAACGGGGCGCACCCATCAAATCCGCGTCCATGCCGCCCATTTAGGTTGGCCGCTGTTGGGGGATCCCCTCTATGGCCGCGGCAGCCCCCTAAAAGTAAAGCTTCCTGGCCAAGCTCTCCATGCCTATCGCTTACAATTGCAGCATCCCCGTAGTGGCCAAGAGATTGTGGCGATCGCTCCTTTACCAGATCACTTAGAAAGGTTACTACAGCGATTGCGCCAGCAGACTGTTTAA
- the chlG gene encoding chlorophyll synthase ChlG has protein sequence MTETPDSTTTSTSSESTTAAARQLLGMKGAKSGETNIWKIRLQLMKPITWIPLIWGVVCGAASSGGFTWSLEDILKAATCMLLSGPLMAGYTQTLNDYYDREIDAINEPYRPIPSGAISLNQVRAQIIFLLVAGLTLAVLLDLWSDHATFPVTKIALLGGFLAYIYSAPPLKLKKNGWLGNYALGASYIALPWWAGHALFGELTPTIVILTLIYSLAGLGIAIVNDFKSVEGDRQLGLASLPVMFGITTAAWICVLMIDIFQLGIAGYLMAIHANLYAVLLILLIIPQIVFQDMYFLRDPLKNDVKYQASAQPFLVLGMLVVGLALGHTLV, from the coding sequence ATGACGGAAACCCCCGATTCAACGACGACGTCCACCTCTTCAGAAAGTACAACAGCAGCGGCACGTCAACTGCTGGGCATGAAGGGTGCCAAAAGCGGTGAGACCAATATCTGGAAAATTCGCCTGCAATTGATGAAGCCGATTACATGGATTCCCCTCATTTGGGGGGTGGTCTGTGGTGCGGCCTCCTCGGGGGGATTTACATGGAGTCTGGAGGATATTCTCAAGGCAGCCACCTGTATGCTCCTGTCGGGGCCTTTGATGGCTGGCTATACGCAAACGCTCAACGATTACTACGATCGCGAGATTGATGCCATCAATGAACCCTACCGTCCCATTCCTTCGGGAGCCATTTCCCTTAATCAAGTGCGTGCCCAAATTATTTTCCTTTTGGTTGCGGGTTTGACTCTAGCGGTTCTACTCGATCTATGGTCTGACCATGCCACGTTCCCGGTGACCAAAATTGCCTTACTGGGCGGCTTTCTGGCCTATATTTACTCTGCACCGCCCCTGAAACTGAAAAAGAATGGTTGGCTGGGAAATTATGCCCTCGGGGCAAGCTACATTGCCTTACCGTGGTGGGCAGGTCACGCCCTTTTTGGTGAATTGACGCCAACGATTGTGATCTTGACCTTGATTTACAGTCTGGCGGGCTTGGGGATTGCCATTGTCAATGACTTCAAAAGTGTTGAGGGCGATCGCCAACTGGGTTTGGCGTCTCTACCTGTGATGTTTGGCATTACCACGGCAGCTTGGATTTGTGTCCTGATGATTGACATTTTCCAGTTGGGGATTGCGGGCTACCTGATGGCGATCCATGCCAATCTTTATGCGGTGCTGCTGATTTTGCTGATTATTCCCCAAATTGTCTTTCAGGATATGTACTTCCTGCGGGATCCCCTAAAAAACGATGTGAAGTACCAAGCCAGTGCTCAACCCTTTCTCGTCTTAGGGATGCTAGTAGTGGGTTTAGCCCTTGGGCATACGCTGGTGTAG
- a CDS encoding CHASE2 domain-containing serine/threonine-protein kinase codes for MSPISIPDPLKRALPVVMAAAIATVGVLALRVGGFLQPLELRVYDQWLRWRSTPATSQRLLIVEITEADIQTLKQYPVPDEVLIQAVNELQEYQPRVIGIDIFRDFPVPDRFKLPTNGLPSLGRVMMTQPNTVIVCKAGSEGDPGIAPPAGLLNDQVGFADIPIDDDSVVRRAILATQPEANDRCSTPQSFALALARLFLGVNPQAVTENRLELGTARFQSLTRNWGGYNNLDAAGFQILINYARPTQPYETVTLSEVLRGEVLPSKVRDRAVLIGLTGSSSNDKFLIPITLPEYTNRLTPGVVVQAAILEDLLAAALDHRSPMGTWPQEAIALWILAWSGLGALIIAKGHRWVMVPLWVAGGLGLSGLTFVLFLQGTWIPLVAPLISFGSGAVLMLGYRALSSAESMSTPSTPTAVPNGTSATPLEFITEGISQSTTAESAPILEISEVLPTEVSRLKTDTNATVLQPETAIPFTPIEPTPPPGDKSSTAPTLLTAIVDQISPTEIPETPPQPINERETFLLVHPDDAATSATELPKTPEPTPVDLPETQVGVPAPPPTVPSGIPSPLPPDLPETQLPVPEALRTMPQTPSVPSLDLPETQLTLPEPPTTPELPSTPPTQFTTSADLPETQLSVPESVRPGEVISNPVTHGHIPETLPEIPATPPQFATRADLPESQLSTPEAPKGGQPERQPSHPDSLTSMPADATPIPPRTVPSPPSPTTETATPMGTEPKTTAISDITAEPSEPLPQTVGGRYRILSQLGQGGFGRTFLAADLHLPDHPICVVKQLVPSRKDERFLAIARRLFQREAETLAQLGQHQRIPRLLAYFEEGGYFYLTQEYVDGESLKEEFEKKITLSQGEAIAILKSILEILQYVHQFGVVHRDIKPANIIRRRSDQQLFLIDFGAVRHVQPEDLLRHGKYTISIGTRGYAPSEQMAGRPVIASDIYSLGMVIVEGLTGLAPMDLPSDPDSGDLIWQPGRHLSPQFVAIINKMIKYNFRDRYQSAREVLTDLAKAGL; via the coding sequence ATGAGCCCTATCTCCATCCCTGATCCTCTTAAACGTGCTTTACCAGTGGTTATGGCAGCGGCGATCGCCACGGTTGGTGTCCTTGCCCTGCGGGTGGGTGGCTTTCTGCAACCCTTGGAATTAAGAGTCTATGACCAATGGCTGCGCTGGCGATCGACACCCGCCACTTCCCAGCGACTGCTGATTGTTGAGATTACCGAGGCCGACATTCAAACCCTCAAGCAGTACCCCGTTCCTGACGAAGTGCTCATTCAAGCGGTCAATGAATTGCAGGAGTATCAACCCAGGGTCATTGGCATTGATATTTTTCGCGATTTTCCGGTTCCCGATCGCTTCAAATTGCCAACCAATGGGTTGCCCTCCCTCGGACGGGTGATGATGACCCAGCCGAACACCGTCATTGTCTGTAAGGCAGGAAGCGAAGGGGATCCTGGAATTGCCCCCCCCGCTGGACTGCTAAATGATCAAGTGGGATTTGCTGACATTCCCATTGATGATGATAGCGTGGTGCGCCGTGCTATTTTAGCAACTCAACCAGAAGCTAATGATCGCTGTTCTACCCCTCAATCCTTTGCCCTTGCCTTGGCGCGTCTTTTTCTGGGGGTTAATCCCCAAGCCGTGACTGAGAATCGCCTTGAGTTGGGGACGGCTCGCTTTCAGTCCTTAACTCGCAACTGGGGAGGCTACAACAACCTAGACGCTGCCGGGTTTCAAATCCTGATCAACTATGCCCGCCCGACCCAGCCCTATGAAACAGTGACTCTGAGCGAAGTGCTAAGGGGTGAGGTGCTGCCCTCCAAGGTGCGCGATCGCGCCGTACTCATTGGCCTTACTGGCAGCAGCAGTAACGATAAGTTTTTGATCCCAATTACCCTGCCGGAGTACACCAACCGCCTTACCCCCGGTGTTGTGGTTCAAGCAGCTATCCTTGAAGATCTGCTAGCAGCAGCTCTTGATCATCGCTCCCCCATGGGTACATGGCCCCAGGAGGCGATCGCCCTTTGGATTCTCGCTTGGTCTGGCCTCGGTGCCTTGATCATCGCCAAAGGACACCGCTGGGTGATGGTGCCGCTATGGGTTGCTGGGGGACTGGGTCTTAGTGGCCTCACCTTTGTGCTCTTTTTACAGGGGACTTGGATTCCGCTAGTGGCCCCTCTCATTAGCTTTGGCAGTGGGGCAGTTTTGATGCTTGGCTACCGTGCCTTAAGTTCTGCCGAATCAATGTCTACCCCCTCTACGCCAACGGCTGTCCCCAATGGAACCTCCGCAACTCCCTTGGAGTTCATTACTGAAGGCATTAGTCAATCAACGACAGCTGAATCAGCCCCCATTTTGGAAATTTCCGAAGTCTTGCCAACGGAAGTTTCTCGCCTAAAGACGGATACCAACGCAACGGTCCTGCAACCGGAAACGGCAATTCCCTTCACCCCCATTGAACCCACCCCACCCCCTGGGGATAAATCCTCCACAGCACCCACTCTCCTCACCGCCATCGTGGATCAAATTTCGCCCACAGAAATTCCTGAGACACCACCCCAACCCATTAATGAGAGGGAAACCTTCCTACTGGTTCACCCTGACGACGCTGCAACGTCTGCCACCGAATTGCCAAAAACCCCTGAACCCACCCCCGTTGATCTTCCTGAAACCCAGGTGGGGGTTCCTGCCCCGCCGCCAACAGTCCCCTCAGGGATACCCTCACCACTGCCCCCTGATTTACCAGAAACCCAACTGCCGGTTCCCGAAGCCTTGAGAACAATGCCGCAGACCCCTAGCGTCCCCAGTCTCGATTTGCCTGAAACGCAACTGACGCTACCAGAGCCACCGACCACGCCAGAACTGCCCTCGACGCCACCAACTCAATTCACAACCAGTGCGGACTTGCCTGAAACCCAATTGTCGGTGCCTGAGTCCGTTCGTCCAGGAGAAGTTATCTCAAATCCCGTTACCCATGGGCACATCCCCGAAACGCTACCGGAGATCCCTGCAACGCCGCCGCAATTTGCAACCAGAGCAGACTTGCCTGAAAGCCAATTGTCAACGCCAGAGGCCCCCAAGGGAGGGCAACCGGAAAGACAGCCCTCTCACCCTGACTCCTTGACCTCGATGCCTGCGGATGCCACCCCGATTCCCCCTAGGACAGTCCCCTCACCTCCATCTCCAACCACAGAGACGGCAACACCGATGGGCACCGAACCCAAAACCACTGCCATTTCTGACATCACCGCAGAACCCAGTGAACCGCTGCCACAAACGGTTGGCGGACGCTACCGAATCCTAAGTCAACTGGGGCAAGGGGGATTTGGGCGCACGTTCTTGGCTGCGGATTTACACCTGCCGGATCATCCGATTTGCGTCGTCAAGCAGTTGGTGCCCTCCCGTAAGGATGAACGTTTTTTGGCCATTGCCCGTCGCCTCTTTCAGCGGGAAGCAGAAACCTTAGCCCAATTGGGTCAGCACCAGCGCATCCCTCGACTACTGGCCTACTTTGAGGAGGGGGGATATTTCTATCTCACCCAAGAGTATGTGGATGGCGAATCCCTCAAAGAGGAGTTTGAAAAGAAAATTACCCTCTCCCAAGGGGAAGCGATTGCGATTCTCAAGAGTATTCTGGAAATTTTGCAGTACGTGCATCAGTTTGGCGTCGTGCATCGGGACATTAAGCCCGCCAACATCATACGCCGCCGCAGTGATCAACAGCTGTTTTTGATTGACTTTGGCGCAGTCCGCCATGTCCAGCCAGAGGATTTGCTCCGGCATGGCAAATATACGATCTCGATTGGTACCCGTGGTTATGCTCCTAGCGAACAAATGGCAGGACGACCCGTAATTGCCAGTGACATTTACTCTTTGGGCATGGTGATTGTTGAAGGTCTGACGGGACTTGCCCCGATGGATTTGCCCTCTGATCCCGACAGTGGGGATCTTATCTGGCAGCCGGGACGGCATCTTTCACCGCAGTTTGTTGCCATTATCAATAAAATGATCAAGTATAACTTTCGCGATCGCTACCAGAGCGCTAGGGAAGTGCTCACTGACCTCGCCAAAGCTGGCCTATAG
- the psbE gene encoding cytochrome b559 subunit alpha — protein sequence MAGTTGERPFSDIITSVRYWVIHSITIPALFIAGWLFVSTGLAYDVFGTPRPDSYYAQEQRSIPLVTDRFEAKQQVETFLEQLK from the coding sequence GTGGCTGGAACGACAGGAGAACGACCATTTTCCGACATTATTACCAGTGTCCGTTATTGGGTGATTCATAGCATCACCATTCCGGCGTTGTTCATTGCTGGCTGGCTCTTTGTCAGCACCGGTTTGGCCTATGATGTGTTTGGCACCCCACGCCCCGATAGCTACTATGCTCAGGAACAGCGGTCGATTCCTCTTGTGACCGATCGCTTTGAAGCCAAACAACAAGTCGAAACCTTCTTAGAACAGTTGAAGTAG
- the psbF gene encoding cytochrome b559 subunit beta → MTSNTPNQEPVSYPIFTVRWVAVHTLAVPTIFFLGAIAAMQFIQR, encoded by the coding sequence ATGACCAGTAACACACCCAATCAAGAACCGGTTTCTTACCCAATTTTTACGGTCCGCTGGGTGGCCGTTCACACTCTTGCTGTGCCCACGATTTTCTTCCTCGGGGCGATCGCGGCAATGCAGTTTATCCAACGTTAG
- a CDS encoding photosystem II reaction center protein L yields MEPNPNRQPVELNRTSLYLGLLLILVLALLFSSYFFN; encoded by the coding sequence ATGGAACCGAATCCCAATCGTCAGCCGGTCGAACTGAATCGCACATCCCTGTACCTAGGGTTGCTGCTGATCTTGGTTCTTGCGTTGCTCTTTTCAAGCTACTTTTTTAACTAA
- a CDS encoding photosystem II reaction center protein J → MSEGGRIPLWIVATVAGMGVIVIVGLFFYGAYAGLGSSL, encoded by the coding sequence ATGTCTGAAGGCGGACGCATTCCCCTCTGGATTGTGGCTACAGTGGCCGGCATGGGAGTGATTGTGATTGTGGGCTTGTTCTTCTACGGTGCTTATGCTGGTCTTGGCTCCTCTCTCTAG